The following are encoded together in the Ezakiella massiliensis genome:
- a CDS encoding ABC transporter ATP-binding protein, which yields MKYKKFFITMLLIAIIGAVITLVPPALIQYWKANNINIDNAMIYTLAGIIVASYLIRVLLIYVREKFALEFNKNNFFNSLGQAHKMQYDELTNRGPLNVLERIIMSVNSTYSFMTGDYINIWSNIIIILGALAILFKVNWVIALAMAVVLPINILGYKALNKKLFEKSKVMQEQTSAGWQKVLSFIDNVDDFKQLSKFSYIENLIDDDVHKIFKSMADVNVYAQSVSYIIHGFNEVVRSIIMLYMLFMATKGEYQAGVIMIVIFLIPVYFSAVSSIVSSNLNKRDYKVATGFIDEVKSLAEANGKKTLDPVQNMEIDLDHIGAGEFLRTVNINETFNKGDIVWVKGDSGTGKSTLVKYLTKFRPIETIKYNGVDMMDLANEDLRERVIYLSQQSSIYNASILDNIIIDKNKQGQMRNKIENEKLLAPIFANKTVDTIINPAVANLSGGEKQRIAFARAIYRDPDVLILDEITSNIDDKSAREIYARVNEERNKRITFIISHDDLPGEISNKEIKL from the coding sequence ATGAAATATAAAAAATTTTTTATAACCATGCTTTTGATTGCAATTATTGGTGCGGTAATTACTTTGGTGCCGCCGGCCCTTATCCAATACTGGAAGGCCAACAACATCAACATTGACAACGCTATGATCTACACTCTGGCAGGAATTATTGTGGCCTCTTACTTGATTAGGGTGCTTTTAATTTATGTTAGGGAGAAATTTGCCCTGGAGTTTAACAAGAATAATTTCTTTAACTCACTTGGCCAAGCCCACAAGATGCAATATGATGAACTCACCAATCGTGGCCCATTAAACGTCCTTGAAAGAATTATAATGAGCGTCAACTCGACTTATTCATTTATGACCGGAGATTACATAAATATTTGGTCAAATATAATTATAATTTTGGGAGCCCTCGCCATTTTATTTAAGGTAAATTGGGTCATCGCCCTTGCCATGGCTGTGGTTCTCCCCATAAATATCTTGGGTTACAAGGCCCTAAACAAAAAGCTCTTTGAAAAATCCAAGGTCATGCAAGAACAGACGAGCGCCGGCTGGCAAAAGGTCTTGTCCTTTATAGATAATGTGGATGATTTCAAACAGCTATCCAAGTTTTCCTATATAGAAAATTTAATCGATGACGACGTCCACAAGATTTTTAAATCCATGGCAGATGTAAATGTCTACGCCCAAAGTGTCAGCTATATAATCCACGGCTTTAACGAGGTCGTCAGGTCTATAATCATGCTCTACATGCTCTTTATGGCGACCAAGGGCGAATACCAAGCAGGGGTTATAATGATAGTAATATTCCTTATCCCGGTTTATTTTTCAGCCGTATCATCAATCGTCTCTTCAAATTTAAACAAGAGAGACTATAAAGTCGCTACAGGATTTATTGACGAAGTAAAAAGCCTGGCAGAAGCCAATGGCAAAAAGACTTTAGACCCAGTTCAAAATATGGAAATCGACCTAGACCACATTGGCGCCGGAGAATTTTTAAGAACAGTAAATATTAACGAAACTTTCAACAAAGGCGACATAGTTTGGGTCAAGGGCGACAGCGGAACTGGCAAGTCGACTCTGGTAAAATACCTGACCAAGTTTAGGCCAATCGAAACCATCAAATACAACGGCGTGGACATGATGGATCTGGCCAATGAGGACTTAAGAGAAAGGGTAATCTACCTCAGCCAGCAATCTTCGATCTACAACGCAAGCATCTTGGACAATATAATCATAGATAAAAATAAGCAAGGGCAAATGAGAAATAAAATTGAAAATGAAAAACTCCTGGCCCCAATCTTTGCAAACAAAACTGTGGACACAATTATAAATCCAGCGGTCGCCAACCTATCTGGCGGAGAAAAACAAAGAATAGCCTTCGCCAGAGCCATCTACCGAGACCCAGATGTCTTGATCCTAGACGAAATTACATCCAACATAGACGACAAGTCAGCCCGTGAAATCTACGCCCGGGTAAACGAAGAGAGGAATAAGAGGATAACCTTTATAATCTCCCACGATGACCTGCCGGGAGAAATATCCAATAAAGAAATTAAATTGTAA
- a CDS encoding ABC-2 family transporter protein: MKKYLRLFKMGKLERKAFAHNYKFSYLSIGIQIAISFYFWRFANIDQLASDFTLSSIMMYFLALSILTLVFTPAMYICYEVWTSINSGEIIIWISRPVNYILMKFFEKLGIFITTSALPMAAYILIYTIFYKGQIRHIFFGILSALAGYIILFLVQMLIGLLSFWVKKTITMRDLIFEIFAILGGSLMPIDFFPAFIQKLSFYSPFAYIYYLPSKILSGAMDQNYGKGLVIQIIWIIILYITCQALYKFGKNKTVQGG; this comes from the coding sequence ATGAAAAAATATTTGAGACTTTTTAAAATGGGCAAGCTCGAACGCAAGGCCTTCGCCCACAATTACAAATTTTCCTACCTGTCGATTGGGATCCAAATTGCTATTAGCTTTTACTTTTGGCGCTTTGCAAACATTGACCAGCTGGCTAGCGACTTTACCTTATCCAGCATAATGATGTATTTTTTGGCCCTGTCCATACTGACACTTGTCTTTACCCCGGCCATGTACATCTGCTATGAAGTCTGGACCAGCATAAATTCAGGGGAGATAATTATCTGGATATCGCGCCCGGTCAACTATATATTGATGAAATTTTTTGAAAAGCTGGGCATCTTTATCACGACATCAGCCCTGCCCATGGCCGCCTATATTTTGATCTACACAATTTTTTACAAGGGTCAGATCAGGCACATATTTTTTGGAATTTTGTCAGCCCTGGCCGGCTATATAATTTTATTTTTGGTACAAATGCTAATAGGGCTTTTGAGTTTTTGGGTGAAAAAGACCATCACCATGAGGGACCTGATCTTTGAAATCTTTGCAATCCTAGGCGGGTCGCTCATGCCAATAGATTTCTTTCCAGCCTTTATACAAAAACTTTCCTTCTATTCGCCTTTCGCCTATATCTATTACCTGCCAAGCAAGATTTTGTCAGGGGCCATGGACCAAAATTACGGCAAGGGATTAGTCATTCAAATAATTTGGATTATAATCTTGTATATTACTTGTCAGGCCCTCTATAAGTTTGGTAAAAATAAAACCGTCCAAGGCGGATAG
- a CDS encoding ABC transporter permease: MTTISHRLKILRRYFILYIKEKTVFKSDAILSVFDFFISIMSTLVFWLSIKGMGVRFDGWGVEEISLMVGFNMVSLAVSEIFFGFRDLEYKIISGEFDVMMTKGLSPFAILVLSRMNFIYILLNAGLGLAIIIYSFITYNLSAFLVLLALTTSVFATLTLQFMYNSFSLLAFKLGEIYYIRDLTFSFLKAKSYPTDIFPKGLYKFFIYIIPLALMSTLPTKIAFARVDYKIYLLVSFLSFSVMKILFKIFAKKAMSLYSGAGN, encoded by the coding sequence ATGACTACTATCAGCCATAGGCTAAAAATTTTACGCAGGTATTTTATATTATATATAAAGGAAAAGACCGTTTTTAAAAGCGATGCGATTTTAAGCGTTTTCGATTTTTTTATTTCCATCATGTCGACCCTGGTCTTTTGGCTATCCATCAAGGGCATGGGAGTTAGATTTGACGGATGGGGAGTAGAGGAAATCAGCCTCATGGTCGGTTTTAATATGGTGTCGCTGGCTGTTAGCGAAATATTTTTTGGCTTTAGGGACCTGGAATACAAGATTATCTCTGGCGAATTTGATGTTATGATGACCAAGGGTCTGAGTCCCTTTGCGATTTTGGTCTTAAGTCGGATGAATTTTATTTATATTTTACTTAACGCTGGTCTTGGTCTCGCCATTATCATCTATTCGTTTATAACATATAATTTGTCTGCTTTTCTAGTCTTGCTTGCTTTAACAACATCGGTTTTTGCGACCCTGACCTTGCAATTTATGTACAATTCTTTTTCTTTATTAGCATTTAAATTAGGGGAAATTTATTATATCAGAGACCTGACTTTTTCATTTTTAAAGGCCAAGTCCTATCCCACGGATATTTTCCCCAAGGGCCTTTACAAGTTTTTTATTTATATAATTCCTCTGGCACTTATGAGCACTCTGCCGACCAAGATTGCCTTTGCAAGGGTGGATTACAAAATTTATTTGCTGGTCAGCTTTTTGTCCTTTTCAGTCATGAAAATCCTATTTAAGATTTTTGCTAAAAAAGCAATGAGCCTATACTCGGGGGCAGGTAATTAA
- a CDS encoding ATP-binding cassette domain-containing protein gives MVISFDGVTKLYKGKLGVEDISFDVGQATIAGLIGPNGAGKSTIIKMIAGILTLDSGHLDVMGYKPSTDIKDLSKHYGLMFGNRSSLWFNLKAKESLLLMKDIYNVSDKDYQRTLDKYVEILSAGDLLDKPVRTMSLGQRIKIEILTSLIHEPDLLIYDEPTLGLDIQAKLAFREILSSIRTEGKTILITTHDLTDVEKLCDKIILINRGHKLIDLTRTELKEKLAEKMVLTSQIKLDDLKEFFVEEIQGEYKYILPADQAKSAGEFLSAHFDIGSYSFSKPDLEDILYDYYQP, from the coding sequence ATGGTTATTTCTTTTGATGGGGTTACAAAATTATACAAGGGCAAGCTGGGCGTGGAGGATATTTCCTTTGACGTTGGCCAAGCGACAATAGCTGGTCTGATTGGGCCAAATGGGGCTGGCAAGTCCACAATTATAAAGATGATTGCTGGCATACTGACGCTGGACTCTGGCCACCTAGACGTAATGGGCTATAAACCCAGCACCGACATCAAGGACTTGTCCAAGCACTATGGACTTATGTTTGGCAACCGGTCATCCCTCTGGTTTAATCTAAAGGCCAAGGAGTCTCTGCTTTTGATGAAGGACATTTACAATGTTTCCGACAAAGATTATCAGCGGACCCTGGACAAGTACGTGGAGATTTTATCCGCAGGCGATTTACTAGACAAGCCCGTTAGGACCATGTCCTTGGGTCAGAGGATTAAGATCGAAATTTTGACCAGCCTGATCCACGAACCCGATTTACTTATTTATGACGAGCCGACTTTGGGCCTCGACATTCAAGCCAAGCTCGCCTTCCGTGAAATTTTATCCAGCATCCGGACTGAGGGCAAGACAATTTTAATCACCACCCACGACCTAACGGATGTGGAGAAGCTTTGCGATAAAATTATTTTAATCAACAGGGGCCACAAGCTAATCGACCTGACCCGGACGGAGCTCAAGGAAAAGTTGGCAGAGAAGATGGTTTTGACATCTCAAATCAAATTGGACGACCTAAAAGAATTTTTTGTTGAAGAAATCCAAGGCGAATACAAGTATATTTTGCCTGCTGACCAAGCTAAATCCGCAGGTGAGTTTTTGTCCGCTCATTTTGACATAGGATCTTACTCTTTTTCTAAGCCAGACTTGGAGGATATTTTGTATGACTACTATCAGCCATAG
- a CDS encoding ABC transporter ATP-binding protein: protein MKTIYRFLYTKDNKRGYFNLLILALVTNILLVLSPIVQKKLIQSISEGSFLKEEILSFLIIGFSLILVSFLEIYVLNKAKIIVQKNISLDLLESLSIKESSVIQTRGSGAFMSSVFGDAEQISTQLLGKNLFFGVINIVTCLVILFITYRWMKIFPLLILVSYVIAIFGVKIIQKKRSYHYDKLREEIFKLNPIMLETIENRKTIMNNSNFNTRKEEINDKIDLRDRSFQKSLTLAGLGNGFIDSVKQIFLVIFFIISMYQIIDGRLEISSFIAITAYFQSVYLPLYFIKTINDSKNNIELLYNRNKSSFDAKPNLLLANNYEVFMKDVSLDYNDRKIIDHINLNIDKVYGIVGLSGEGKSSLFDLLLGETMPTDGKVIVGGHKVDEYDLNLRLSMFKYYPQENEIFDDDLRYNITLGKNPLSADRFDQRQREIFESLLEIKSGQNILSVKDKDIIIHTLKMSRTDYDGAEFWDKLVNNLQLISSDAIKDLSLIIASHNYYVEEDYSRLVSEFNLTYLEGRKFGQRGKTISGGEKNKICLARMLLLKSNVPFLIDEPFTSVDLISESKDAKALKSYLDGKRGLVVSHKIDLLAKLTDEIIVIYNGSIEAVGSHKSLLDKSKIYRDLYEEYLRKNKEYISYQ from the coding sequence TTGAAAACAATTTATAGATTTTTATATACAAAAGACAACAAGAGGGGATATTTTAACTTATTAATTTTGGCTTTGGTCACAAATATATTGCTTGTCCTTTCACCTATAGTTCAAAAAAAGTTGATTCAAAGCATAAGCGAGGGGAGCTTCTTAAAAGAAGAAATACTCTCATTTTTAATTATTGGATTTTCTCTAATACTTGTAAGTTTTTTAGAGATTTATGTTTTGAACAAGGCTAAAATTATTGTTCAAAAAAATATTAGTTTGGATTTATTGGAGTCTCTTAGCATAAAAGAGAGCTCTGTTATTCAGACTAGGGGATCAGGGGCTTTTATGAGTTCTGTTTTTGGAGATGCAGAGCAAATTTCAACCCAGCTTTTGGGCAAGAATTTATTTTTTGGAGTAATAAATATTGTTACTTGTTTAGTTATTTTGTTTATTACATATAGGTGGATGAAAATTTTTCCGCTTTTGATTCTTGTATCTTATGTGATTGCAATTTTTGGTGTGAAGATTATTCAAAAGAAACGTAGCTATCATTACGACAAGCTAAGAGAAGAAATTTTCAAATTAAATCCAATTATGCTAGAAACTATAGAAAACAGAAAGACAATTATGAATAACTCAAATTTTAATACTCGTAAAGAAGAGATAAATGATAAAATTGATTTGAGAGACCGGAGTTTTCAAAAGTCTTTGACTTTAGCTGGGCTGGGCAATGGTTTTATTGATAGCGTTAAGCAAATATTTTTGGTTATATTTTTTATAATTTCTATGTATCAAATAATTGATGGAAGACTAGAAATATCTAGCTTTATTGCTATAACTGCATATTTTCAGTCGGTATATCTTCCCTTATATTTTATAAAAACAATTAATGACTCAAAGAATAATATAGAACTTTTATATAACAGGAACAAATCTTCTTTTGATGCTAAGCCAAACCTATTACTAGCTAATAATTATGAGGTTTTCATGAAGGATGTCTCCCTTGACTATAATGATAGAAAAATAATTGATCATATAAATCTTAATATAGATAAGGTGTATGGAATTGTTGGTCTTTCGGGAGAAGGAAAGTCTTCTTTATTTGATTTGCTTTTAGGAGAAACGATGCCAACTGATGGAAAAGTTATAGTTGGCGGACACAAGGTAGACGAATATGACTTAAATTTAAGACTGAGTATGTTTAAGTATTATCCACAAGAAAATGAAATTTTTGACGATGATTTAAGATACAATATTACTCTTGGCAAGAATCCTCTAAGTGCGGATAGGTTTGATCAAAGGCAAAGGGAAATATTTGAATCTTTATTGGAAATTAAAAGCGGTCAAAACATTTTAAGTGTAAAGGATAAAGATATAATTATACACACATTAAAAATGTCCAGAACCGATTATGATGGGGCAGAATTTTGGGATAAACTTGTTAATAACTTGCAATTAATAAGTTCAGACGCCATCAAGGACTTATCTTTAATAATAGCATCTCATAATTATTATGTGGAAGAAGACTACTCTAGGCTGGTTTCTGAGTTTAATTTAACATACCTTGAAGGAAGAAAATTTGGACAAAGAGGTAAGACAATATCTGGTGGTGAAAAGAATAAAATTTGCTTAGCCAGAATGCTGCTTTTAAAAAGCAATGTCCCTTTTTTAATAGACGAACCTTTTACTAGCGTTGATCTGATTAGTGAATCGAAAGACGCGAAAGCATTGAAATCATACCTAGATGGGAAGAGAGGTTTGGTAGTCTCTCATAAAATTGATTTATTGGCCAAATTGACTGATGAAATTATTGTGATTTATAATGGATCTATTGAAGCAGTTGGCTCACATAAATCTTTGTTAGATAAATCTAAGATTTATAGGGATTTATATGAAGAATACTTGAGGAAAAACAAAGAATATATTTCTTATCAATAA
- a CDS encoding M56 family metallopeptidase: MILSIIKSNGMQRSLKALFLLALILLIRKKLNLNSIKRANKILWTIMIVYLIIPFTLMIRVPESIKDNIFIKALINFDQMLWAINNSFSEYLWKYYRVIIGIIFLIYLIKQVIKLDKLMKNSILVTGDKRIEDYIKSFNIKRKVRVYLNDNTKVPATYGLFKPKIILQEKILKDDDLLKHTIYHEMTHIKKYDIVFSYIKNIAICFHWYNPFIWISSKYIQNDIEILCDKLVVNKLGDNIENRKGYCLSMGKLLGLGASKYNQNIEFRPNMERMLIIKNWKEKISGVLAFILAIFLSLAICTELVADEEVNIIIEKTEADFTNDSIVSIISDEDYEKLNLQEFKQTGLRSANVDESESIEGYGYKTYSFDMSTWRGANHDGLVIKISDVYPVKGEDYTVILKETGKTIYREFFSDSVNLKVETRPKLSYELLVQNSSSHKLKYKIQVKSYTKKLDKNR; this comes from the coding sequence ATGATTTTAAGCATAATCAAATCTAATGGCATGCAAAGAAGTTTGAAAGCCTTATTTTTATTAGCATTAATACTGCTAATAAGAAAAAAATTAAATTTAAATAGCATAAAAAGAGCTAATAAAATATTGTGGACGATAATGATTGTCTATTTAATTATACCTTTTACCCTTATGATAAGAGTACCTGAGTCCATTAAAGATAATATATTTATTAAGGCTCTAATTAATTTTGATCAAATGCTGTGGGCGATAAATAATAGCTTTAGTGAATATCTTTGGAAATACTATAGGGTTATTATAGGAATAATATTTTTAATTTACCTGATAAAACAAGTCATAAAACTAGACAAGTTAATGAAAAACTCTATTTTAGTTACTGGGGATAAAAGAATTGAAGATTATATTAAAAGTTTTAATATAAAAAGAAAGGTTAGAGTGTATTTAAATGATAATACAAAAGTGCCTGCAACTTATGGTCTATTTAAGCCGAAAATAATTTTACAGGAGAAAATTTTAAAAGATGATGACTTATTAAAACACACAATTTATCACGAGATGACCCATATAAAAAAATACGATATAGTTTTCTCTTATATAAAAAATATAGCAATATGCTTTCATTGGTACAATCCCTTTATTTGGATATCATCCAAATATATACAAAATGACATAGAAATCCTATGCGACAAGCTTGTTGTCAATAAACTTGGTGATAATATAGAAAATCGAAAGGGATATTGCTTATCAATGGGTAAACTCTTAGGCTTAGGAGCAAGTAAATATAATCAGAATATAGAATTTAGACCTAATATGGAAAGAATGCTAATTATAAAAAATTGGAAAGAAAAGATAAGTGGAGTGCTCGCTTTTATACTAGCTATATTTTTATCGCTAGCAATTTGCACAGAGCTAGTTGCAGATGAAGAGGTAAATATAATTATAGAAAAAACAGAAGCAGACTTTACAAATGATTCAATTGTTAGCATCATAAGTGATGAAGACTATGAAAAATTAAATCTTCAGGAATTTAAGCAAACTGGACTTAGATCTGCAAATGTTGACGAATCAGAAAGCATAGAGGGATATGGATACAAGACATACTCTTTTGATATGAGCACCTGGAGAGGGGCTAATCATGATGGACTCGTTATTAAAATATCTGATGTATATCCTGTAAAAGGAGAAGACTATACTGTTATTTTAAAAGAAACTGGTAAAACTATATACAGAGAATTTTTTAGTGATTCAGTAAATCTTAAAGTAGAAACTAGACCAAAGCTCAGCTATGAACTCCTAGTACAGAACTCCTCATCTCATAAACTTAAATATAAAATACAAGTCAAAAGTTACACAAAAAAACTTGACAAAAACAGATAA
- a CDS encoding BlaI/MecI/CopY family transcriptional regulator gives MEFSDGELMVMEMLWDGECLDENGEIQALELWKELNKKHGMAKTSCYTFLSRLLDKGAISRRYPKYTLKPIVTREEGLESERQSAIEKLFQGSLLNVAQTFLKTKGIDKEEAQAIKDLLDNF, from the coding sequence ATGGAATTTTCAGATGGAGAATTAATGGTAATGGAAATGTTATGGGATGGCGAATGCCTGGATGAAAATGGAGAAATTCAAGCCTTAGAGTTATGGAAAGAACTTAATAAAAAACATGGAATGGCAAAGACATCATGCTACACATTTTTAAGCAGACTTTTGGATAAGGGGGCTATCAGTAGAAGATATCCAAAATACACATTGAAACCTATAGTGACCAGAGAAGAAGGCTTAGAAAGCGAAAGACAAAGCGCTATAGAAAAATTATTTCAAGGTTCTCTATTAAATGTAGCTCAGACATTTTTAAAGACTAAAGGAATTGATAAGGAAGAAGCTCAAGCTATAAAAGACCTGCTTGATAATTTTTAA
- a CDS encoding phosphoribosylaminoimidazolesuccinocarboxamide synthase, with translation MKKLYTGKTKDVYEIDDKTVLLKFKDDVTGKDGVFDPGENHVGLTMEGAGKSAVTMTKYFYEKLNAMGVNTHFVSADIDKNEAVVRKAKVFGKGVEVIVRYRAVGSFIRRYGLYAESGDKLPTYVEITLKDDDRNDPLITKDALAILGIMSNDEYEELVKLAAKTGDFVKEELAKNGLELYDIKFEFGMVDGKVALIDEISGGNMRAYKDGEYVEPLKLEKIFLG, from the coding sequence ATGAAGAAGTTATACACTGGCAAGACCAAGGATGTATATGAAATTGATGACAAGACTGTTCTTTTAAAGTTTAAGGACGATGTAACTGGCAAGGATGGAGTTTTTGATCCAGGCGAAAACCACGTTGGCCTAACTATGGAAGGCGCTGGCAAGAGTGCTGTTACTATGACAAAATATTTTTATGAAAAATTAAACGCTATGGGCGTTAACACTCACTTTGTTTCAGCTGACATTGACAAGAACGAAGCCGTTGTTAGAAAGGCTAAGGTTTTTGGCAAGGGCGTAGAAGTTATCGTTCGTTACAGGGCTGTGGGTTCTTTCATTAGACGTTATGGTCTCTATGCTGAATCTGGCGACAAGCTTCCTACTTATGTTGAAATTACTTTGAAGGACGACGATAGAAACGATCCTCTCATTACAAAAGATGCTCTAGCAATTTTGGGCATTATGTCTAATGACGAATACGAAGAGCTTGTTAAGCTTGCTGCAAAGACTGGCGATTTTGTTAAGGAAGAGCTGGCCAAGAATGGTCTTGAACTTTACGATATCAAGTTTGAATTTGGTATGGTCGATGGCAAGGTTGCCTTGATCGACGAAATTTCAGGCGGCAATATGCGCGCTTACAAGGACGGAGAATACGTTGAACCTTTGAAACTCGAAAAGATTTTCTTGGGTTAA
- a CDS encoding S-layer homology domain-containing protein — MRKTLSIMLVSLLAIFAFMSTDVKANDMVDYLVEKKIVEGDGSGDLKLDSPIDRASFAKIVVYAIDQVELAEKLKPAAPIFKDMKAGGWANGFANVAATKEIVNGYPGGLFGPSDLVTYEQAIKMLAVVANGSDLPKVEKAPGQTWATPYIEKASELGILKHLNVTDYKANAKREDVFNMLYEVLQLKNLAPQALNIRAIVTELTDEGAKLQILNAGDAKDLKVGDNVAFKFAKEINPANYLGKAIDFKFEGSEVKEVKVAKEYETLIGSIAIGKDGSLYMNGEKRGYVIDEKENAEDRLLNIVYNGKNYSLANFRADANDKADFGQVTVHNSKVVFINAFNFKDAAPVVDFKGRDIYVVRDENPNQRKKLNLSEIWVYDRNELTKGTDTSISIDDVLHFYDNDKVVVSKKTLRDVEFRIQNGIIMVDGKEFPLADKDGFRAVLNLQDNTYDTVVPTKINSMPTLLSMAGQKNTIAVDIFDNVQLIRGDLSQKEEFMIVDALTASEVRLKDMTNRTIEVKDSLGMSIKDGNRVIKLSDLNVNDLVYVFSDKDGVKKIAKVSTLGESAKVDKAGDNFKIDLAPSRGRFALINVNGKTYELSKDSFVLIKSGNTYKFTDLDFVSKYANKDKDLMASIVTTADFEAANTGVKLPLSARNDLIYAILFDNFEETQSVKEKVVVRMKNGFDQKLDKAIIAEDAKGNAVSYEIFKNANIEMLNPNDIVKLSLGENGTVVSAEKVITPDMRVYLIKSVSEKDGITTIEFTREETKEDFTKVLARDAKVFGRLEEGAKMRMMVVNDDIAVLEIVK, encoded by the coding sequence ATGAGAAAAACTTTAAGCATTATGCTGGTTAGTTTGCTTGCTATTTTTGCTTTTATGTCAACCGACGTTAAGGCAAATGATATGGTAGATTACCTAGTAGAAAAGAAAATCGTTGAAGGTGATGGAAGTGGCGATTTGAAATTGGATTCACCTATCGACAGGGCTTCTTTTGCAAAGATCGTTGTCTATGCAATTGACCAAGTCGAACTTGCAGAAAAATTAAAACCTGCTGCTCCTATTTTTAAGGATATGAAGGCTGGCGGCTGGGCAAATGGTTTTGCCAATGTTGCAGCTACCAAGGAAATCGTAAATGGTTACCCAGGTGGACTTTTTGGTCCAAGTGATTTGGTTACTTACGAACAAGCCATCAAAATGCTAGCAGTTGTTGCAAACGGATCTGACCTTCCAAAGGTTGAAAAGGCTCCTGGTCAAACTTGGGCTACTCCTTACATTGAAAAGGCTAGCGAACTTGGAATTTTAAAACACTTAAATGTTACAGACTACAAGGCAAACGCAAAACGTGAAGACGTTTTCAACATGCTTTATGAAGTTTTACAACTTAAAAATCTGGCACCACAAGCTTTAAATATCAGAGCTATCGTTACTGAACTTACAGATGAAGGCGCTAAGCTCCAAATTTTAAATGCTGGCGATGCCAAAGACCTCAAGGTCGGCGACAATGTAGCCTTCAAATTTGCTAAGGAAATTAATCCTGCAAATTATTTAGGCAAGGCTATTGATTTTAAGTTTGAAGGAAGCGAAGTCAAGGAAGTCAAAGTTGCCAAGGAATACGAAACTCTAATCGGCTCAATCGCAATCGGCAAGGACGGCAGCCTTTACATGAACGGTGAAAAACGCGGCTATGTTATCGACGAAAAAGAAAATGCCGAAGACAGGCTACTAAACATTGTTTATAATGGAAAGAATTATTCACTTGCAAACTTTAGAGCTGATGCAAATGACAAGGCCGACTTTGGTCAAGTTACTGTTCACAACTCAAAGGTTGTATTTATCAACGCTTTCAACTTCAAAGATGCTGCACCTGTTGTAGATTTCAAGGGCAGAGATATCTATGTTGTTAGAGATGAAAATCCTAATCAAAGAAAGAAATTAAACCTAAGCGAAATTTGGGTTTATGACCGCAACGAACTTACAAAGGGAACTGACACTTCAATTTCTATTGACGACGTTCTCCACTTCTATGACAATGACAAGGTTGTCGTTTCCAAGAAGACTTTAAGAGATGTTGAATTTAGAATTCAAAACGGTATTATCATGGTTGACGGCAAAGAATTCCCACTTGCTGACAAGGATGGATTCAGAGCTGTTCTAAACCTACAAGACAACACATATGACACAGTTGTTCCTACCAAGATTAATTCTATGCCAACACTGCTTTCAATGGCAGGTCAAAAGAACACAATCGCTGTTGATATCTTTGACAATGTCCAACTTATCAGGGGCGACCTATCACAAAAAGAAGAGTTCATGATCGTTGATGCTTTGACAGCTAGCGAGGTTCGTCTAAAAGATATGACTAACCGCACTATCGAAGTTAAAGACAGCCTAGGCATGTCAATCAAAGATGGCAACAGAGTTATCAAACTTTCAGACTTAAATGTAAATGATTTGGTTTACGTTTTCTCAGACAAAGATGGCGTTAAGAAGATTGCTAAGGTTTCAACTCTAGGCGAATCAGCCAAAGTTGACAAGGCTGGAGACAATTTCAAGATTGACCTTGCTCCAAGTCGTGGACGTTTTGCTCTAATCAATGTTAATGGCAAGACCTATGAACTCAGCAAAGACAGCTTTGTCCTAATTAAATCAGGCAACACTTACAAGTTTACAGACCTAGACTTTGTAAGCAAATACGCCAACAAGGACAAAGACCTAATGGCATCAATCGTTACAACTGCTGATTTCGAAGCTGCAAACACAGGAGTTAAGCTCCCACTATCAGCTCGTAATGATTTAATCTACGCTATCCTCTTTGACAACTTTGAAGAAACTCAAAGCGTTAAGGAAAAAGTTGTTGTAAGAATGAAAAACGGCTTTGACCAAAAGCTAGACAAGGCAATTATTGCTGAAGACGCAAAGGGCAATGCTGTTTCCTATGAAATTTTCAAAAACGCTAATATCGAAATGCTAAATCCAAACGATATCGTCAAACTATCGCTTGGCGAAAATGGCACAGTTGTTAGCGCTGAAAAGGTAATTACTCCAGACATGAGAGTTTACCTAATCAAATCTGTTTCAGAAAAAGACGGCATTACAACTATCGAATTCACACGCGAAGAAACAAAAGAAGACTTCACAAAAGTCTTGGCAAGAGATGCAAAAGTATTTGGTCGCCTCGAAGAAGGTGCCAAGATGCGTATGATGGTTGTAAACGACGACATCGCAGTTCTTGAAATCGTAAAATAA